A single genomic interval of Bacteroidales bacterium harbors:
- a CDS encoding SDR family NAD(P)-dependent oxidoreductase yields MKKIALITGATAGIGKATAYKLAENNYDLIITGRRKDRLTDIKNSISNKYKSDVLILNFDIRNKQEVDKTIDTLPEKWKNIDILINNAGLAAGLNTIQEGNIDNWEKMIDTNIKGLLYISRKIAPLMIKRKSGHIVNISSIAGKEVYPNGNVYCATKHAVDALTKAMRIDMLNDGIKVTSIAPGMIETEFSLVRFDWDEKKAKSVYNGLTPLYADDIAEAILFVITRPSHVNINDMLIMPTAQACATIVKRENI; encoded by the coding sequence ATGAAAAAAATCGCATTAATAACAGGTGCAACAGCAGGAATTGGTAAAGCAACTGCATATAAATTAGCTGAAAATAATTACGATTTAATAATCACAGGCAGAAGAAAAGACAGACTTACAGATATTAAAAATAGTATAAGTAATAAATATAAATCAGATGTTTTAATACTTAATTTCGATATCAGGAACAAACAAGAAGTTGACAAAACAATTGATACATTACCTGAAAAATGGAAAAATATTGATATTTTAATAAATAATGCAGGTTTAGCAGCCGGACTAAATACTATACAGGAAGGAAATATTGATAACTGGGAAAAAATGATTGATACTAATATTAAAGGATTGTTATATATTTCAAGGAAAATTGCTCCACTTATGATTAAGAGAAAATCTGGGCATATTGTTAATATCAGTTCAATTGCGGGAAAAGAAGTTTATCCTAATGGAAATGTTTATTGTGCAACAAAACATGCAGTAGATGCTTTAACTAAGGCTATGAGAATTGATATGCTTAACGATGGTATTAAAGTTACATCAATTGCACCCGGCATGATTGAAACAGAATTTTCATTGGTAAGGTTTGATTGGGATGAAAAAAAAGCCAAATCTGTTTATAATGGATTAACTCCTTTATATGCCGATGATATTGCTGAAGCAATACTATTTGTAATTACACGTCCTTCGCATGTAAATATTAATGATATGCTTATTATGCCGACAGCACAAGCCTGTGCAACAATTGTGAAAAGGGAAAATATTTAG